CTGGGATTTTTGAGCAAAGACAATACAAAAGCCACCACAACTACGACAACAGCACCCTGCCAAATCGAATGAAGAATCGTCCAGCCAATCGCATTGACCAAAGATTCATTGAATATATTTTGAAGGTAATTCATGTTTTTTGGGGTTTGGTGATAAAAAATAAATGAAAAATGGTTCGTTGACAAAATCTGTGATTTGAGACTTCGGAAGTTTGCCGCTTACAAAATCAAAAAACTATTTCGCTAAAAATTAACCTCTTATAAAATGAAACTTCCGAAGTCTTTATTGCTTCCACAAAAATTGTCACAGAACCTGAAAAATAAAGGGATGTAGAATCTTAATCACCCGTCTTATCTTCCAATTCGTCTAAAAATTCACGTATTTGCTGCAATTCCTCAGAAGTCGTTTCGCTCCTACCCAATGCTTGCATCACCAGTTTCATGGCAGAACCTTTGAAGGTCGTATCCAAAAAACGCTCTAAAAGAGAATTTTGGGCCACTTTTTCACTCACATTGGCTTGGTAAATATGCGTGCGACTCGAATCATCTCGTACAACCAAATCCTTTTCATTCATCAATTGCATGATTTTTAGCGTAGTCGTATAACCAATTTCTTTCTTATCATTGGGTCGCTTATCGTTCAACAAGTCATTGACCTGTCTCACAGTACATGCTCCTTGTTCCCACAAGATTTGTAGGATTTCCAATTCTGCTTCGGTGGGTTTTGATTTCATAAATAAAAATTCATTTGAGTACATTTCTGAAAAAAGGTGTCGGAGTGATTTTTTGCTTGCTTTCCGACACCTAACCAATAGAAATCGTGATTAGAAATACTATATTTTTGGATAATTGTATTTCGCAAAATAATCAGGTCAATTCATCTACGATTACTTTCGTACCTCAAAGATATACGAAGTATTTCGTAATAGCAAATCTTTTTTACGAAAAATTTCGTACTTCTGCTATTTTGCCATTTTTTTCAATCTGAATTCGTTAATAATAAATTGGTTTACAAATGTTTAGAATCGAAGGCTAAAATTTGTTAAATTACTTTCAACTTTTCAGGCGAGAATATGTTAGTTTTCCGTCTTACAACTTTATTGAAATACATTACCAAAATCTGCATACCCGAAAAAGGAAATCATTTATTTAATTTTCAGAAAATTTTGAAAATTAAAATGAACCATCGTATATTGTGGTTGTATTAATAAGCAGTATTGAAGAGATAAATGGCAAATGAGCAATCGGTTTGCCTTTTTTATTTTTTACAAAATATTGATTATCAATTAAAAAAATGGTCAATACCAATTCTTCCATAATTTTTGAAATACTTGTTTATTTTTGCACTCTGCAAATTCATTTACTCAACATTCTCAAATTTATTACCACCAATTATTTTACGCCATAAATAGCTTGATTTTAATTTTAATTCAACATCCATGAGAAGCAAAGACAAAATGATTTCGGGTTTTTCTAAGTTGGGCAAAAGAGAAAAAATTGCTTGGCTATTGAAGCACTTTTTCACCTCCAATCCAATCGAAGTCACCAGAGAATTTGCCAGCTTTTGGCATACCAACGAGGAAGCCCAAAACATGTTTGATGGCATCAGTGAAAACACCATCACCAACTTCTACATGCCTTTTGGCGTAGCTCCCAACTTTTTGATAGACGGCAAGTTGTATTGTGTGCCGATGGTCATTGAAGAAAGTTCAGTCGTTGCAGCTGCTTCTAGTGGCGCAAAATTTTGGCTCGATAGAGGTGGTTTTCACACCGACATTGTTTCGACCATTAAGCCTGGTCACGTACATTTTATGTGGAAAGGAGAGCCGTACAAAATGTTCCAATTTTTTGACAGTATCCGAGCCGATTTACGTTTTGGCGTGAAGGATATGACCTGCAATATGGAGAAAAGAGGAGGAGGTATAAAAACCATTGAGTTGCTGCATTGCCCCGAAATTGAAGAAGGCTACTACCAAATCAGGGTTGATTTTGAAACCTGCGATGCGATGGGAGCCAATTTTATCAACTCAGTCTTAGAAGAATTTGGCAGCATATTGAAGGAAAAAGCCGAGGCCCACTTTAAAGGCAAAGAAAAAGAAGTGAATGTCATTATGGCTATTTTGTCCAATTACACGCCCGAATGTTTGGTGCGGGCTTGGGTAGAATGTCCCATTGAAGATCTCGGAGACTTTCCCAATAATATCTCAGCAGCCGAATTTGCCTACAAATTTAACCAAGCTATTCACATTGCTCGAAATGACCGATTCAGAGCAACAACCCATAATAAAGGCATTTTCAACGGAATAGATGCTGTTGTAATCGCTACGGGAAACGATTTTAGAGCCGTTGAAGCCTGTGGTCATGCCTATGCTTCCAAAGATGGTCACTATCGTTCTTTGTCTAATTGCATCCTTGAAGATGGCATGTTTCGGTTTTCCATCGAAATTCCGTTGGCAATCGGTACAATCGGCGGCTTGACCAAAATTCATCCACTTGCAAGGCGTTCCTTGGAATTGCTCGGCAATCCATCGGCGGAGGAATTGATGAGCATTGTGGCAACTGCTGGTTTGGCACAAAACTTTGCAGCAGTGCGTTCTTTGGTGACTACGGGCATTCAAAAAGGACACATGAAAATGCACCTCAACAACATTCTCTCTCACTTTGCCGCAACTCCCAAAGAACGAGAATTTGCAGTAGCGCACTTTAGCGATAAGTTGATTTCGTTTACAGCTGTTCGAGAGTTTTTGGTGGAATATCGGTCGCAGCAGATTGCTTGGTAAGTTGGTGATTGGTTTATTAGTACCGTATAACGAAAGTTTTTTTTTCACAATTCCGCTTCAACTGTTGGCAAGGTCTTCAACCGTTGCCAAAGTTTCGCTTAGTTAGCCAAAAAAACTCCGTGCCTCAGCGTTCAAAATCCCACTCCAAATAAGCAAAAAAAACATGCTTCAATTCCATTCCAACGGTAAACTTTTACTCACTGGCGAATACTACGTCTTAGAAGGTGCAAAAGCCCTCGCTATCCCCACCAAATTTGGGCAAACATTGGAGGTCGAAAATAGGGCAATTGAAGCAGGAGAAACACCTAGCTTGCAGTGGAAAAGCTATGATGTAGAGGGAAATGTGTGGTTAAATGCCACCTTCAATTTGATTGATCTTCAAATCCTTACTGCAATTGGAGAAGGCGCAGAAAGGCTGCAACAAATACTCCAACAAGCCCGAAAGCAAAACCCCAATTTCCTTCAATCAAAGACAAACATTGAAGTAAAAACAAAGCTACAATTCCCTCGAAATTGGGGTTTGGGAAGCAGTTCTACCTTGATTAGCAATATTGCACGATGGGCTAATATTGATGCCTTTGAATTGTTGGAAAACACCTTTGGAGGGTCGGGTTACGACATCGCTTGCGCCCAAAGCGACCGAGCCATTTTGTACCAAAAAAAGCCCACACTTCAATTTCAAAAAACAGATTTTCACCCACCCTTTCACGACCAACTCTACTTCGTTCACCTCAACAAAAAACAAAACTCAAGAGATGCCATCCGCTATTTTTACGAACAAGATTCCACTACTCGCCAAAAAAATATTGAAGTGATGAACGGTATTACCGAGGATATGCTAAAAACAGAGCATTTGTTTGATTTTGAAATCTTTCTACAAATGCACGAACTAATCG
This window of the Chitinophagales bacterium genome carries:
- a CDS encoding BlaI/MecI/CopY family transcriptional regulator, which translates into the protein MKSKPTEAELEILQILWEQGACTVRQVNDLLNDKRPNDKKEIGYTTTLKIMQLMNEKDLVVRDDSSRTHIYQANVSEKVAQNSLLERFLDTTFKGSAMKLVMQALGRSETTSEELQQIREFLDELEDKTGD
- a CDS encoding hydroxymethylglutaryl-CoA reductase, degradative — protein: MRSKDKMISGFSKLGKREKIAWLLKHFFTSNPIEVTREFASFWHTNEEAQNMFDGISENTITNFYMPFGVAPNFLIDGKLYCVPMVIEESSVVAAASSGAKFWLDRGGFHTDIVSTIKPGHVHFMWKGEPYKMFQFFDSIRADLRFGVKDMTCNMEKRGGGIKTIELLHCPEIEEGYYQIRVDFETCDAMGANFINSVLEEFGSILKEKAEAHFKGKEKEVNVIMAILSNYTPECLVRAWVECPIEDLGDFPNNISAAEFAYKFNQAIHIARNDRFRATTHNKGIFNGIDAVVIATGNDFRAVEACGHAYASKDGHYRSLSNCILEDGMFRFSIEIPLAIGTIGGLTKIHPLARRSLELLGNPSAEELMSIVATAGLAQNFAAVRSLVTTGIQKGHMKMHLNNILSHFAATPKEREFAVAHFSDKLISFTAVREFLVEYRSQQIAW
- a CDS encoding GYDIA family GHMP kinase, which encodes MLQFHSNGKLLLTGEYYVLEGAKALAIPTKFGQTLEVENRAIEAGETPSLQWKSYDVEGNVWLNATFNLIDLQILTAIGEGAERLQQILQQARKQNPNFLQSKTNIEVKTKLQFPRNWGLGSSSTLISNIARWANIDAFELLENTFGGSGYDIACAQSDRAILYQKKPTLQFQKTDFHPPFHDQLYFVHLNKKQNSRDAIRYFYEQDSTTRQKNIEVMNGITEDMLKTEHLFDFEIFLQMHELIVAKSLQLKMVKDLYFADYWGTVKSLGAWGGDFVLATSRLSEEKTLAYFERKGFETILRWEEMVF